A genome region from Solanum pennellii chromosome 12, SPENNV200 includes the following:
- the LOC107006101 gene encoding uncharacterized protein LOC107006101, whose product MDPTIHTVASSEMIPTPSIAADPSASVAAESPMEVIARLERQIGTLNLLVAQYQAASPNQPSDARERGPTPPVYPTSSEFHQGDHFATFQQTQSASLTNSTQDTPLVYTFAPPKAPTVTHHTPPVYTYVTAPPVTKTPEFHRPDVNHYIEIEGDGKSIDAKMMNKKMKSLDDAMRGLRGFDSSQSVRYEELCTFPEVELPPGYKIPKFEKFSGSGNPFFHLKIYCEKLIGVGNNEGIRIKLFNQSLTGKALEWYSKQDVTKWRTWDDLANAFVDHYKFHVEIAPDRISITKLKPKSTECFREYAIRWREEAARVHPPMEESEMITYFIQAQESEYYERMVTMGGKTFAEVIKAGEMIEDGLKTGRIRSYASSQFANRTYQTGSFGKKKDKEVMMITTRGAASYNRQPPPGYPNSQYYVCNNQATFRSPRPMQNLRNNAPRPNFEKKPDRVFTQLSETRSQLFERLKEAGILHPVEAKIVNTSAEWYDPSKRCAYHSGVVGHDTEKCITLKHKIQDLIDNEVVKLAQAPSSVNTNSLPKHKG is encoded by the coding sequence ATGGATCCCACTATTCACACTGTTGCTTCGTCTGAAATGATCCCTACTCCATCGATCGCGGCCGATCCTAGTGCCTCGGTAGCAGCGGAATCACCTATGGAGGTCATTGCTCGTCTAGAGCGACAAATTGGCACGCTGAATCTCCTGGTAGCTCAATACCAAGCTGCTTCTCCGAATCAACCATCTGATGCTCGCGAAAGGGGGCCCACGCCACCTGTATATCCTACTTCGAGTGAGTTTCATCAAGGAGATCACTTTGCCACCTTTCAACAAACTCAAAGTGCCTCACTCACTAATTCAACTCAGGATACTCCCCTTGTATACACATTTGCTCCCCCAAAAGCTCCAACGGTAACACATCACACTCCGCCAGTGTACACTTATGTCACTGCTCCACCCGTTACCAAGACTCCAGAGTTTCATCGCCCAGATGTTAATCACTATATTGAAATTGAGGGGGACGGAAAATCAATTGATGCTAAAATGATGAATAAGAAGATGAAAAGTTTGGATGATGCTATGAGAGGTCTTCGTGGGTTCGATAGTAGCCAGAGTGTTAGATACGAAGAACTGTGCACATTTCCTGAGGTTGAGTTGCCACCTGGTTACAAGATTCCAAAGTTTGAGAAGTTTAGTGGATCAGGAAATCCATTCTTTCACTTGAAAATTTACTGCGAAAAGTTGATTGGCGTTGGAAACAACGAAGGAATAAGAATCAAGTTGTTCAACCAAAGCCTAACTGGAAAAGCATTGGAGTGGTACTCTAAGCAAGATGTGACCAAATGGCGTACATGGGATGATCTGGCGAATGCTTTTGTGGATCACTACAAGTTTCATGTTGAAATTGCTCCAGATAGAATTTCTATTACCAAGCTGAAACCCAAGTCGACTGAATGCTTTCGAGAATATGCCATTCGTTGGAGAGAAGAAGCTGCCAGGGTGCACCCACCTATGGAGGAATCAGAAATGATCACTTACTTCATTCAAGCTCAAGAATCAGAATACTATGAGCGAATGGTGACTATGGGTGGAAAGACATTTGCTGAAGTTATTAAGGCTGGAGAAATGATCGAGGACGGTCTCAAAACTGGCAGAATAAGGAGTTACGCCTCATCTCAATTTGCTAATAGAACCTATCAAACTGGttcttttggaaagaaaaaggaTAAAGAAGTTATGATGATAACGACCCGAGGAGCTGCATCATATAACCGTCAACCACCTCCAGGCTATCCTAATTCACAATACTATGTTTGCAACAATCAAGCAACATTTCGTTCTCCACGACCAATGCAAAATCTTCGAAACAATGCACCTCGtcctaattttgagaaaaaaccTGATAGAGTCTTCACTCAATTGAGCGAGACACGGAGTCAACTTTTTGAGAGACTGAAAGAGGCGGGAATACTTCATCCAGTGGAAGCCAAGATTGTGAATACTTCAGCCGAGTGGTATGACCCAAGTAAGCGTTGTGCTTATCATTCAGGGGTTGTTGGTCATGATACCGAGAAGTGTATCACTctcaaacacaaaattcaagaTCTAATTGACAATGAGGTGGTAAAACTCGCTCAAGCTCCATCGAGTGTGAATACAAATTCGTTACCCAAGCATAAGGGGTAG